A region from the Vicia villosa cultivar HV-30 ecotype Madison, WI linkage group LG3, Vvil1.0, whole genome shotgun sequence genome encodes:
- the LOC131657287 gene encoding protein MAIN-LIKE 1-like, whose product MGEGTSTSGSRSRLARVSSFRQREEEEEVAVPYHEAEGVPDVDPPLGEEDEQEGSYPGGPIETSVLITYHDHVARRIWEEEEREPLKMVNHARKIFSLFKPTAEWFNDSVRASGLSGLCMTGYTTISHSMQGAFVERWHKETSSFHLPVGEMTITLHDVQCLLHLPIRGPLFTHSRIQMVEATQWMALYLGMEPEAADYECITTSGPHIRFTILSRYFEHHLDAAADAEEAGDELFTQYHRGCALRCWYMHVVGAAVFVDKSARYVDVTYLRYFMDLTTVHQWNWGAATLAYLYQKLNEASNWRTRQLTGSCTLLTSWIIS is encoded by the exons atgggcgagggtacctctacatctggatctaggagtcggctggctcgggtatcttctttccgccagcgagaggaggaggaggaggtggcagtgccataccacgaggcggagggggtaccggatgttgaccctccactcggggaggaggatgagcaggagggcagctacccgggagggcccattgagacttccgtgctgattacctaccacgatcacgtcgctcggcgtatctgggaggaagag gagagagagccgttgaaaatggtgaaccacgcccggaagattttcagtttgtttaaaccgactgctgagtggtttaacgactcggtgagagcttcagggcttagtgggctctgcatgacggggtacaccaccatcagccacagcatgcagggggcctttgtggagcgctggcacaaggagacgtcttctttccacttgccggttggggagatgacgatcaccttgcatgacgtgcagtgtcttctccacctgccgatcaggggtccGCTGTtcacccactcccggatccagatgGTCGAAGCCActcagtggatggcgctctatttgggcatggagcccgaagctgctgactacgagtgcatcacgacatctggacctcatatccggttcaccatactgagccgctatttcgagcaccacctggacgcggcggccgatgccgaggaggcgggtgacgagctatttacacagtatcaccgtggctgtgctctccggtgctggtacatgcatgtggtaggcgccgcagtctttgtggacaagagtgcaaggtacgtcgatgtgacctacctccgctacttcatggacctgactaccgttcaccagtggaactggggggcagctactctggcatatctataccagaagctgaatgaggcctccaactggaggacgaggcagttgaccggatcctgcacactacttacg agttgGATCATTTCTTaa
- the LOC131657286 gene encoding probable indole-3-pyruvate monooxygenase YUCCA10, with product MQESTVVIVGGGPSGLAISALLNQNSISHIILEKEDCNASLWRKNAYDRLNLHLASEFCSLPLMSHPTSSPTYLTKDQFLQYIDQYVDHFDIKPRYYRVVESATYDEVRNKWIIEAKNTFEGTLEVYGAKFLVIASGENSEAFIPNVPGLGKFEGEVVHSKYYKSGSKYKSKDVLVVGCGNSGMEIAYDLHNLGANTSIVIRNPLHVFTRDMIRTGMHLVQYFPVWIADTFITLQAKLTYGDLSKYGIYRPKDGPLYLKNITGKSAVIDVGTVEKIKEGAIKVISSGIKEIKKKNVIFENNVEKEFDVIVFATGYKSVANGWLKDYKYALNEKGFPKNPFPKHWKGDRGLYCAGLAKKGLFGVKKDAEAIAEDINRTLKLEN from the exons atGCAAGAATCCACAGTTGTAATTGTTGGTGGTGGTCCTTCTGGTCTAGCAATCTCAGCTTTACTGAACCAAAACTCAATCTCTCATATTATTCTTGAGAAAGAAGATTGTAATGCTTCTCTTTGGAGAAAAAATGCTTATGATCGTTTAAACCTCCATTTAGCTAGTGAATTTTGCTCTTTACCTCTCATGTCTCATCCAACCTCGAGTCCAACATACTTAACCAAAGATCAATTTCTTCAATACATAGATCAATATGTCGATCATTTTGACATAAAACCTCGTTATTATCGTGTTGTTGAGTCTGCTACGTATGATGAAGTTAGGAACAAATGGATTATTGAGGCCAAAAACACCTTTGAAGGTACATTAGAAGTTTATGGGGCAAAATTTCTTGTGATTGCCTCAGGTGAAAATAGTGAAGCTTTTATTCCTAATGTACCTGGATTAGGAAAATTTGAAGGAGAGGTGGTACACTCTAAGTACTACAAATCTGGttcaaaatacaaatcaaaagatGTTTTGGTTGTTGGGTGTGGTAACTCAGGAATGGAGATTGCATATGATCTCCATAATTTGGGTGCTAACACTTCTATTGTCATTCGAAATCCG cTTCATGTCTTCACCAGAGATATGATTCGTACAGGGATGCATTTGGTGCAATATTTTCCGGTTTGGATTGCAGatacattcatcactcttcaaGCTAAGCTAACATATGGTGATCTGTCCAAATACGGAATTTATCGTCCGAAAGATGGACCTTTATATCTCAAAAATATTACAGGAAAATCTGCCGTTATTGATGTTGGAACCGTTGAAAAGATTAAAGAAGGAGCTATAAAGGTTATTTCTTCGGGTATAAAAGAaattaagaagaaaaatgttatttttgaaaACAACGTGGAGAAAGAGTTTGATGTCATTGTTTTTGCTACCGGCTACAAAAGCGTAGCTAATGGATGGTTAAAG gaTTACAAATATGCTCTTAATGAAAAAGGCTTCCCTAAAAATCCTTTTCCAAAACATTGGAAGGGAGATCGTGGATTATACTGTGCAGGACTAGCAAAGAAAGGTTTGTTTGGTGTCAAAAAAGATGCCGAAGCAATTGCAGAAGACATCAACCGAACTCTTAAGTTAGAGAATTAA